Proteins found in one Sorghum bicolor cultivar BTx623 chromosome 1, Sorghum_bicolor_NCBIv3, whole genome shotgun sequence genomic segment:
- the LOC8063408 gene encoding histone-lysine N-methyltransferase ASHR1 isoform X1, with protein sequence MASWLEQLQRELAGRGLAVASIPGKGRGLIATRTFFPGDVILNQEPYASTPNKILVGSSCDHCFTSGNLRKCSMCQVTWYCSTNCQKEEWKLHQLECRAMAALTEDRKKMLTPTIRLMVRLVLKRKLQNEKVIPSSSIDNYNLVDALESHIWKVDENHLVLYAQMANLVSLILPLIELDLKEIAHTFSKFACNAHTICDPELRPLGTGLYPVISIINHSCVPNAVLIFDGRTAYVRALQPIGKNEEVSISYIETAAVTKKRHNDLKQYFFTCSCPRCVKGSEEDALLEGFRCKNQTCDGFLLPDSGKKAYTCQKCSVSRDEEEIQKMRSEILQLSDKASSFLSSGNKAEAGSVYKTIEQLEQNLYHAFSTTLLHTCETLLKIYMELQDWRTALAYCRLTVPVYERVYPPFHPMIGLQFYTCGKLEWLLECTEDALKSLTRATDILKVTHGTKSQFMKELFGKLEEARAEVSFRISSRHGHDE encoded by the exons ATGGCGTCGTGGTTGGAGCAGCTGCAGCGCGAGCTTGCCGGACGCGGCCTCGCAGTCGCCTCCATCCCCGGCAAGGGAAGGGGCCTCATCGCTACCCGCACCTTCTTCCCAG GGGATGTCATTCTCAATCAGGAACCTTACGCTTCTACGCCTAACAAGATTTTAGTTGGATCGAGCTGTGATCATTGTTTCACCTCTGGCAACCTGAGGAAGTGCTCTATGTGTCAAGTTACTTGGTACTGCAGCACCAATTGTCAG AAAGAAGAATGGAAACTACATCAGCTCGAGTGTAGAGCAATGGCAGCGCTTACAGAGGATAGAAAGAAGATGCTTACTCCTACAATTCGGTTAATGGTGCGGCTGgtactaaaaagaaaactacaAAATGAGAAG GTCATTCCATCCTCAAGTATAGATAACTACAATCTGGTTGATGCCTTGGAGTCTC ATATATGGAAGGTTGATGAAAATCATCTTGTGCTCTATGCTCAGATGGCCAATCTTGTGAGCCTTATTCTTCCTTTGATTGAGCTTGACCTTAAGGAAATTGCACACACTTTTTCTAAG TTTGCCTGCAATGCGCATACCATATGTGACCCTGAACTTAGGCCTCTTGGGACTGGACTGTACCCTGTCATATCCATTATTAACCACAG TTGTGTACCAAATGCAGTATTGATATTTGATGGTCGTACAGCATATGTTCGTGCATTGCAGCCAATAGGCAAAAATGAAGAG GTATCTATAAGCTACATTGAGACTGCAGCAGTCACCAAGAAGAGACACAATGATCTGAAGCAGTACTTCTTCACCTGCTCATGTCCACGTTGTGTCAAG GGTTCTGAGGAGGATGCTCTACTTGAGGGGTTCAGGTGCAAGAACCAAACATGTGATGGTTTTCTCCTGCCAGACTCAG GTAAAAAGGCTTATACATGCCAAAAATGTAGTGTTTCTAGAGACGAGGAAGAGATACAAAAGATGAGAAGCGAAATACTACAGTTATCGGATAAAGCATCTTCATTTCTTTCATCAGGAa ATAAGGCTGAAGCAGGTTCTGTCTACAAGACAATCGAACAATTAGAGCAGAATCTGTACCATGCTTTCTCAACCACTTTGCTGCACACGTGTGAAACACTCCTGAAG ATATATATGGAATTACAAGATTGGCGGACTGCATTGGCATACTGCAGATTGACAGTTCCTGTTTATGAAA GAGTTTATCCACCTTTTCATCCGATGATTGGATTGCAATTCTATACTTGTGGAAAGCTTGAATG GTTGCTTGAGTGCACAGAGGATGCACTAAAATCTTTAACCAGGGCAACAGATATACTTAAAGTAACACATGGCACAAAATCCCAGTTCATGAAGGAGCTCTTTGGCAAGCTAGAGGAAGCAAGAGCTGAAGTTTCTTTTAGGATATCCTCCAGACATGGACATGATGAGTAA
- the LOC8063408 gene encoding histone-lysine N-methyltransferase ASHR1 isoform X2 produces the protein MAALTEDRKKMLTPTIRLMVRLVLKRKLQNEKVIPSSSIDNYNLVDALESHIWKVDENHLVLYAQMANLVSLILPLIELDLKEIAHTFSKFACNAHTICDPELRPLGTGLYPVISIINHSCVPNAVLIFDGRTAYVRALQPIGKNEEVSISYIETAAVTKKRHNDLKQYFFTCSCPRCVKGSEEDALLEGFRCKNQTCDGFLLPDSGKKAYTCQKCSVSRDEEEIQKMRSEILQLSDKASSFLSSGNKAEAGSVYKTIEQLEQNLYHAFSTTLLHTCETLLKIYMELQDWRTALAYCRLTVPVYERVYPPFHPMIGLQFYTCGKLEWLLECTEDALKSLTRATDILKVTHGTKSQFMKELFGKLEEARAEVSFRISSRHGHDE, from the exons ATGGCAGCGCTTACAGAGGATAGAAAGAAGATGCTTACTCCTACAATTCGGTTAATGGTGCGGCTGgtactaaaaagaaaactacaAAATGAGAAG GTCATTCCATCCTCAAGTATAGATAACTACAATCTGGTTGATGCCTTGGAGTCTC ATATATGGAAGGTTGATGAAAATCATCTTGTGCTCTATGCTCAGATGGCCAATCTTGTGAGCCTTATTCTTCCTTTGATTGAGCTTGACCTTAAGGAAATTGCACACACTTTTTCTAAG TTTGCCTGCAATGCGCATACCATATGTGACCCTGAACTTAGGCCTCTTGGGACTGGACTGTACCCTGTCATATCCATTATTAACCACAG TTGTGTACCAAATGCAGTATTGATATTTGATGGTCGTACAGCATATGTTCGTGCATTGCAGCCAATAGGCAAAAATGAAGAG GTATCTATAAGCTACATTGAGACTGCAGCAGTCACCAAGAAGAGACACAATGATCTGAAGCAGTACTTCTTCACCTGCTCATGTCCACGTTGTGTCAAG GGTTCTGAGGAGGATGCTCTACTTGAGGGGTTCAGGTGCAAGAACCAAACATGTGATGGTTTTCTCCTGCCAGACTCAG GTAAAAAGGCTTATACATGCCAAAAATGTAGTGTTTCTAGAGACGAGGAAGAGATACAAAAGATGAGAAGCGAAATACTACAGTTATCGGATAAAGCATCTTCATTTCTTTCATCAGGAa ATAAGGCTGAAGCAGGTTCTGTCTACAAGACAATCGAACAATTAGAGCAGAATCTGTACCATGCTTTCTCAACCACTTTGCTGCACACGTGTGAAACACTCCTGAAG ATATATATGGAATTACAAGATTGGCGGACTGCATTGGCATACTGCAGATTGACAGTTCCTGTTTATGAAA GAGTTTATCCACCTTTTCATCCGATGATTGGATTGCAATTCTATACTTGTGGAAAGCTTGAATG GTTGCTTGAGTGCACAGAGGATGCACTAAAATCTTTAACCAGGGCAACAGATATACTTAAAGTAACACATGGCACAAAATCCCAGTTCATGAAGGAGCTCTTTGGCAAGCTAGAGGAAGCAAGAGCTGAAGTTTCTTTTAGGATATCCTCCAGACATGGACATGATGAGTAA
- the LOC8062932 gene encoding LOW QUALITY PROTEIN: probable plastid-lipid-associated protein 4, chloroplastic (The sequence of the model RefSeq protein was modified relative to this genomic sequence to represent the inferred CDS: inserted 2 bases in 1 codon) has protein sequence MLWPCLLLEITHGRAPRLPPQSHAKIPLXLPPLPRARGGAVSRRAMAPASLPLSVSCAPGSSCPLAVTSPGSSVAAASSSQLPASSRSSERRRVPGLALPAAPGVGGRKGGGRWRAGISSFSSFLPPFFTGNKGEKDAEKAARLKEELLDAIAPLERGAEATPEDKERVEQIVQQLEAVNQVKEPLKSDLLNGKWELLYTTSTSILQPQRPKYLRPFGKIYQAINADTLRAQNMETYPYFNQVTANLVPLNARRVAVKFDYFKIFSLIPIKAPGSGKGELEITYLDEELRVSRGDKGNLFVLKMVDPTYRVPL, from the exons ATGCTCTGGCCCTGCCTCCTTCTGGAAATCACGCACGGCCGCGCCCCACGACTTCCACCGCAATCGCACGCAAAAATCCCACT GCTTCCACCGCTTCCCCGTGCTCGCGGCGGTGCCGTGTCGCGCCGTGCCatggcgcccgcctcgctcccgCTCTCCGTCTCGTGCGCGCCCGGATCCTCGTGCCCGCTGGCCGTCACCAGCCCCGGCTCCAGCGTCGCCGCCGCCTCGTCCTCCCAACTTCCCGCGTCGTCGCGGAGCAGCGAGCGCAGGAGAGTGCCAGGCCTCGCACTCCCCGCGGCACCGGGTGTCGGCGGTAGGAAGGGCGGCGGCAGGTGGAGAGCAGGCATATCGTCCTTCTCCTCCTTCCTGCCGCCGTTCTTCACAGGGAATAAGGGGGAGAAGGACGCTGAGAAGGCGGCGAGGCTCAAGGAGGAGCTCCTCGACGCCATCGCGCCGCTGGAGCGTGGCGCCGAGGCCACGCCCGAGGACAAGGAGCGCGTCGAGCAG ATTGTTCAGCAGCTGGAGGCGGTGAACCAGGTGAAGGAGCCGCTCAAGTCCGATCTCCTCAACGGCAAATGGGAGCTTCTCTATACCACCTCCACAAGTATACTGCAACCACAG AGACCAAAGTATCTGAGGCCGTTTGGGAAAATTTACCAAGCAATCAACGCCGACACTTTGAGAGCCCAAAATATGGAAACGTATCCTTACTTTAATCAG GTTACTGCCAACTTGGTTCCTCTGAATGCTAGAAGAGTGGCAGTTAAATTTGATTACTTCAAGATATTTAGTTTG ATACCGATCAAAGCACCCGGAAGTGGTAAAGGTGAACTTGAAATTACTTATCTTGATGAAGAGCTCAG GGTTTCGAGAGGCGACAAGGGAAACTTGTTCGTACTGAAGATGGTCGACCCAACATACAGGGTTCCATTATAA
- the LOC110436562 gene encoding 30S ribosomal protein S13, chloroplastic-like, with protein MATLSMVSVPVAPSSLSLSTRGRTSSVSLPAKKGGIGHGGLRIECIRIGGVEIPNHKRVEYSLQYIHGIGRSRSRQILLDLNFDNKITKDLSEEEVITLRKEVGKYMIEGDLKRFNRVAIERLKEIRCYKGIRHKLGLPVRGQRTKNNCRTLKGKRASVAKKKSPASQDE; from the exons ATGGCGACCCTCTCCATGGTCTCCGTCCCCGTCGcaccctcctccctctccctctccaccCGGGGCCGCACCTCCTCCGTATCCTTACCCGCTAAG AAGGGAGGAATCGGTCATGGTGGCTTGCGGATCGAGTGCATCCGTATTGGTGGTGTTGAGATTCCAAACCACAAGAGGGTGGAGTACTCACTGCAGTACATCCATGGCATTGGGCGGTCACGCTCACGTCAGATCCTCTTGGACCTCAATTTCGATAACAAGATCACCAAGGACCTCTCTGAGGAGGAGGTCATCACCCTCCGTAAGGAGGTTGGCAAGTACATGATTGAGGGAGACCTT AAACGTTTCAACCGTGTGGCGATTGAGAGGTTGAAGGAGATTAGGTGCTACAAGGGCATCCGGCACAAGCTTGGACTTCCAGTTCGCGGCCAGAGGACAAAGAACAACTGCCGGACACTCAAGGGAAAGAGGGCTTCAGTTGCCAAGAAGAAGTCACCTGCCTCCCAGGATGAATAA